One window of Aphis gossypii isolate Hap1 unplaced genomic scaffold, ASM2018417v2 Contig00735, whole genome shotgun sequence genomic DNA carries:
- the LOC126555179 gene encoding uncharacterized protein LOC126555179, with protein sequence MYESIGRYLSPGEHTTIRSARVKRGLVNMIGSAMKTLFGVCDEECAEETLRHIDKVEGTNERMIHVIKDQTTVVKSSIVGINSASTKLNQLYDELKQKQLSLETNIKALINNTYTLETLLLSNRIFSIFTALMTQYSYETQTLSAIITAARTGVLHPSLVTPRELAAQLVEVKLNLPLNLNLPMGTLPSEIHEFTKITKIAVFYSGDQIVFSDKNTVDNGNSINFI encoded by the coding sequence ATGTATGAATCTATTGGTAGATATTTGTCACCAGGGGAACACACCACCATACGTAGTGCTAGAGTGAAAAGAGGGTTAGTAAATATGATAGGTTCGGCAATGAAAACCTTATTCGGAGTTTGTGATGAGGAATGTGCGGAGGAAACTTTACGACACATAGACAAAGTCGAAGGTACCAATGAACGTATGATACATGTTATAAAAGACCAGACCACTGTAGTCAAATCTTCAATAGTAGGAATAAACAGTGCTTCAACTAAACTAAACCAGTTATATGACGAGTTAAAACAAAAGCAACTAAGTTtagaaacaaacataaaagctttaataaacaatacgtATACTTTAGAAACCTTGTTACTgtcaaatagaatttttagtatatttacagCATTAATGACACAATACTCTTACGAAACCCAAACTTTAAGTGCCATAATAACCGCGGCTAGGACAGGTGTTTTACACCCAAGCTTAGTAACACCGCGAGAACTTGCAGCACAACTAGTAGAAGTAAAACTAAACCTACCACTTAACTTGAATTTACCAATGGGAACATTGCCAAGCGAAATACacgaatttacaaaaataactaaaattgcaGTATTTTATAGTGGTGATCAAATAGTATTTTCTGATAAAAATACCGTTGATAACGGAAACtcaattaactttatttaa